In Saccharolobus solfataricus, a genomic segment contains:
- the aspS gene encoding aspartate--tRNA(Asn) ligase, producing the protein MFRTHLVSELNPKLDGSEVKVAGWVHNVRNLGGKIFILLRDKSGIGQIVVEKGNNAYDKVINIGLESTIVVNGVVKADARAPNGVEVHAKDIEILSYARSPLPLDVTGKVKADIDTRLRERLLDLRRLEMQAVLKIQSVAVKSFRETLYKHGFVEVFTPKIIASATEGGAQLFPVLYFGKEAFLAQSPQLYKELLAGAIERVFEIAPAWRAEESDTPYHLSEFISMDVEMAFADYNDIMALIEQIIYNMINDVKRECENELKILNYTPPNVRIPIKKVSYSDAIELLKSKGVNIKFGDDIGTPELRVLYNELKEDLYFVTDWPWLSRPFYTKQKKDNPQLSESFDLIFRWLEIVSGSSRNHVKEVLENSLKVRGLNPESFEFFLKWFDYGMPPHAGFGMGLARVMLMLTGLQSVKEVVPFPRDKKRLTP; encoded by the coding sequence TTGTTTAGGACACATCTAGTCTCAGAATTAAATCCTAAATTAGATGGATCAGAAGTAAAGGTAGCAGGATGGGTTCATAATGTAAGGAATTTAGGTGGAAAGATATTTATTTTATTAAGAGACAAGAGTGGAATAGGACAAATAGTAGTTGAAAAAGGTAATAATGCATATGATAAAGTCATAAATATAGGATTGGAATCGACTATCGTTGTAAATGGTGTAGTTAAAGCTGATGCGAGAGCCCCTAATGGGGTTGAAGTACACGCAAAAGATATAGAAATACTGTCGTATGCAAGGTCTCCATTACCGTTAGATGTGACGGGCAAGGTTAAGGCTGATATAGATACTAGACTTAGGGAAAGATTACTAGATTTAAGAAGATTGGAGATGCAAGCAGTGTTAAAAATACAATCGGTAGCTGTGAAATCATTTAGGGAAACATTATATAAACATGGATTTGTAGAAGTCTTTACTCCAAAGATAATTGCTAGTGCAACGGAAGGAGGAGCCCAATTATTTCCAGTATTATACTTTGGAAAAGAGGCATTTTTAGCTCAGAGTCCGCAATTATACAAGGAATTATTAGCAGGTGCTATAGAAAGAGTATTTGAAATAGCTCCTGCATGGAGAGCAGAAGAGTCAGACACACCATATCATCTCTCAGAGTTCATTAGCATGGACGTAGAAATGGCCTTTGCCGATTACAACGATATAATGGCTTTAATAGAACAAATAATTTATAACATGATAAATGATGTAAAGAGAGAATGTGAAAATGAATTAAAGATATTGAATTATACTCCACCTAATGTTAGAATACCTATAAAGAAAGTCTCTTACTCAGATGCAATAGAGCTTCTGAAAAGTAAAGGTGTTAATATTAAATTTGGCGATGATATAGGAACGCCTGAACTGAGGGTATTATATAATGAATTAAAGGAAGATCTTTACTTCGTAACTGATTGGCCTTGGCTAAGTAGACCATTTTATACAAAGCAGAAAAAAGATAATCCGCAGCTAAGCGAGAGCTTTGATTTAATTTTCAGATGGTTAGAGATTGTTTCTGGAAGTTCAAGAAATCACGTTAAAGAAGTCCTAGAGAACTCACTTAAAGTAAGAGGACTAAATCCAGAAAGTTTTGAATTCTTCCTAAAATGGTTTGACTATGGGATGCCACCACACGCCGGTTTTGGAATGGGATTAGCAAGAGTAATGTTAATGTTAACTGGTCTTCAGAGCGTGAAGGAAGTAGTACCATTCCCTAGAGATAAGAAGAGACTAACACCATAA
- a CDS encoding signal recognition particle subunit SRP19/SEC65 family protein yields the protein MSLRDLKEENRIVIWPSYFFSPTRSKGRRLARIPYKIKTEELVSTLRELGLDPIVIENKKYPRDRKINFLIAVKKVKSKNYTLKIIHNALMGTRQTNPNKSN from the coding sequence ATGAGTCTCAGAGATCTTAAAGAAGAAAACAGAATAGTTATCTGGCCTTCATATTTTTTCTCACCAACTAGGTCTAAGGGAAGACGGCTGGCTAGGATACCGTATAAAATAAAAACCGAAGAATTAGTTTCAACACTTAGGGAACTTGGTCTAGATCCGATAGTTATAGAAAATAAAAAATATCCTAGAGATAGAAAGATTAATTTTTTGATAGCGGTAAAGAAAGTTAAAAGTAAAAATTACACGTTAAAAATAATACACAACGCACTTATGGGAACGAGACAAACTAATCCTAATAAAAGTAATTAA
- a CDS encoding ATP-binding cassette domain-containing protein: MLIISPKYLNGKIEIEKGERVGLVGKNGSGKTTLILSALCLDQTTSNVTVDDLDFCKEKDYSKISAVLQDVSSQILASTLKDEIELMKRFHSVDDKIARNLMGHYYEVEFNKLSDGYKKRYAIASVLASNPEYILLDEPFANLDDKGVKSVSTIVPKNSLIAEHRIEELRKLVDRVYMIRNNKEINEISKEKLFDIEFLRKEGLRGFSLPKINSELGNEILNVNIDNFTIKIREGEILCLLGRNGSGKTTILRKLSKKIFVIFQEVDLQFFYFTVREIVRSKRVLSLFKLENLADKSPYALSFGQKMRILIASAFSSDSRVIGLDEPSVGMDGEALLSFYEMVKMLKEQKRGLILATHDKDIISLCDTRIVID; the protein is encoded by the coding sequence ATGCTTATCATTAGTCCTAAATATTTAAACGGAAAGATAGAGATCGAGAAAGGAGAAAGAGTAGGTTTAGTAGGTAAAAATGGAAGCGGAAAAACTACATTAATACTATCCGCCTTATGCCTAGATCAGACTACTTCCAACGTTACAGTTGATGACTTGGATTTCTGTAAGGAGAAAGATTATTCAAAGATCTCGGCAGTTTTACAAGATGTTTCTTCTCAAATATTGGCTTCTACGCTAAAAGATGAAATCGAATTGATGAAAAGATTCCATAGTGTAGATGATAAAATAGCTAGAAATTTAATGGGTCATTACTATGAAGTTGAGTTCAATAAGTTGTCCGATGGATATAAAAAGAGGTACGCTATTGCTTCGGTTCTAGCTTCAAACCCTGAATATATCCTACTTGATGAACCATTCGCAAACTTAGATGATAAAGGAGTAAAGTCTGTTAGTACAATAGTTCCTAAGAATAGTTTAATTGCAGAACACCGAATTGAAGAATTACGCAAATTAGTAGATAGGGTTTATATGATTAGAAATAATAAAGAAATAAATGAGATATCAAAGGAGAAATTGTTTGATATAGAGTTCTTAAGGAAAGAAGGGTTAAGAGGATTTAGTTTACCCAAGATCAATAGTGAATTAGGTAATGAAATATTAAATGTAAATATCGATAATTTTACGATAAAAATAAGAGAAGGAGAAATTTTGTGCTTACTAGGCAGAAACGGAAGCGGTAAAACTACTATTCTCAGAAAACTATCTAAGAAGATTTTCGTGATTTTTCAAGAAGTAGATTTACAATTTTTTTATTTTACCGTAAGAGAGATTGTAAGAAGTAAACGTGTTTTATCTTTATTTAAGTTGGAAAATTTGGCAGACAAAAGTCCATATGCTCTAAGTTTTGGTCAAAAGATGAGGATTTTGATAGCGTCAGCTTTTTCTTCAGATTCTAGGGTAATAGGCTTAGACGAGCCTAGTGTAGGAATGGATGGAGAAGCGTTACTTTCGTTTTACGAAATGGTAAAGATGCTAAAGGAACAGAAACGGGGTTTAATTCTGGCTACTCATGATAAGGATATAATAAGTCTATGTGACACACGTATAGTCATAGATTAA
- the truD gene encoding tRNA pseudouridine(13) synthase TruD yields MTPHEIDIALGMEKYYYEDWNELDGTIERPNGFKVIEEIDFKPAQDWKGETKGKYAVFLLTKWGIDHFSAISEVQKVLHSKVNYIGIKDANAITSQLVYIPLNEKQELIEKYQSRSFILKFLGFSSKKLNHTGNIFEISLSISDFDIVIERIEQIKKNPYLPAFIGYQRFGTRRPITHLIGKYLLRRDWEKAFYLILTYPFLSESKETIDIRKLIMEGDFKEAVRSIPSKFKQEKLLLKNYMRFNSYYLALKSSFIPISLYLDAYQSYLFNLYLSRKLDEYKNLNDKVNLLIRIPIYFNNCDDVCKEIYLDEGIERNFFKLQEFKISLRDLVRKAFMNIRDLKVNEETKTISFVLERGMYATILLREILRGDPRKFT; encoded by the coding sequence GTGACTCCTCATGAAATAGACATTGCGTTAGGTATGGAAAAATATTATTATGAAGACTGGAACGAGTTAGACGGAACAATTGAAAGACCAAACGGGTTTAAAGTTATAGAAGAGATTGACTTTAAGCCAGCTCAAGATTGGAAAGGCGAGACAAAAGGTAAATATGCGGTATTCTTACTTACAAAATGGGGAATAGATCATTTTTCCGCTATATCCGAAGTTCAGAAAGTACTACATTCTAAAGTAAATTATATAGGTATTAAGGATGCTAATGCGATAACATCTCAGTTAGTATATATACCGTTAAACGAAAAACAAGAACTGATTGAGAAATATCAATCAAGGAGTTTTATTCTAAAGTTCCTCGGATTTTCTTCAAAAAAACTAAATCATACTGGAAATATATTTGAAATATCCCTCTCAATATCCGACTTCGATATAGTCATAGAGAGAATAGAACAAATTAAGAAAAATCCATATCTCCCAGCTTTTATAGGCTATCAACGTTTTGGTACCCGGAGGCCTATTACACATTTAATAGGGAAATATCTTTTGAGAAGAGACTGGGAGAAGGCATTTTATCTGATTTTGACATATCCTTTTCTTTCCGAGTCAAAAGAAACCATTGACATAAGAAAGTTAATAATGGAAGGCGATTTTAAAGAAGCAGTTAGATCGATTCCGTCCAAGTTTAAGCAAGAGAAATTGTTACTGAAGAACTATATGAGATTTAATTCTTATTATCTAGCCCTTAAAAGTAGTTTCATTCCAATCTCGTTATATTTAGACGCATATCAAAGTTATTTATTTAATCTGTATTTATCCAGAAAGCTAGACGAATATAAGAACCTTAATGATAAGGTTAACTTGCTTATAAGAATACCTATCTATTTTAATAACTGTGATGATGTTTGCAAGGAAATTTATCTGGATGAGGGAATAGAACGAAATTTTTTCAAATTACAAGAATTCAAAATCTCCCTAAGAGACCTCGTGAGGAAGGCGTTTATGAATATAAGAGATTTAAAAGTTAACGAGGAAACTAAAACAATATCTTTTGTATTAGAAAGAGGAATGTACGCTACAATATTACTTAGGGAAATCTTAAGAGGAGATCCAAGAAAATTCACTTAA
- the uppS gene encoding polyprenyl diphosphate synthase yields the protein MAKDLTRGLLFKPIYKLYELVLWNQIRNGPLPDHVGIIPDGNRRWARDNNLSLNDAYFYGYKKLKEVLIWLLELGIKNITVFVLSTENCDKRKQNELSIITTYIKRGIQDLLEDPIVDKYEVKVSAIGKLDKLPKDLIDYLNRVVEKTSNYDKRKLTLAICYGGRQEILDAVVRLLDDYRNGKIVKSEINEETFRKYFYDSELQDIDLVIRTSGEVRISNFLLWHVAYSELFFCEAYWPEFRKIDLWRAIRSFQKRKRNFGA from the coding sequence ATGGCAAAAGATCTAACTAGAGGCCTTCTCTTTAAGCCTATTTATAAACTGTATGAGTTAGTATTATGGAATCAGATTCGTAATGGTCCATTGCCAGATCACGTGGGAATTATACCAGATGGAAATAGAAGATGGGCTAGAGATAATAATCTTTCGCTTAATGACGCCTATTTCTATGGTTATAAAAAATTGAAAGAGGTCTTAATATGGTTGCTAGAACTTGGTATAAAAAATATAACAGTTTTTGTGCTATCTACAGAAAATTGTGACAAGAGAAAACAAAATGAGCTATCAATAATAACAACATATATTAAGAGAGGTATACAAGATTTACTAGAAGATCCCATCGTAGATAAGTATGAAGTTAAAGTAAGTGCAATAGGTAAACTAGATAAATTACCAAAAGATCTTATTGATTATCTAAACAGAGTAGTAGAGAAAACCTCAAACTATGATAAAAGAAAACTTACGTTAGCTATTTGCTATGGAGGTAGACAAGAAATATTAGATGCAGTCGTTAGACTTCTGGATGATTATAGAAATGGAAAAATTGTCAAAAGTGAGATAAATGAAGAAACGTTTAGAAAATATTTTTATGATAGTGAATTACAAGATATTGATCTAGTAATTAGAACTTCGGGTGAAGTGAGAATTAGTAACTTTTTACTTTGGCACGTGGCATACTCTGAGTTATTCTTCTGTGAGGCGTATTGGCCAGAATTTAGAAAAATCGATCTATGGAGAGCAATAAGGTCGTTTCAAAAAAGAAAACGTAACTTTGGGGCCTAA
- a CDS encoding 30S ribosomal protein S8e yields MGFYQGPDNRKITGGLKGKHRDKRKYEIGNPPTFTTLSAEDIRIKDRTLGGNFKVRLKYTTTANVLDPATNTAKKVKILEILETPANKELARRGIIIRGAKIRTEAGLAVVTSRPGQDGVINAVLLKNESQRS; encoded by the coding sequence ATGGGATTTTACCAAGGTCCAGATAATAGGAAAATTACCGGTGGTTTAAAAGGAAAGCACAGAGATAAGAGAAAATATGAAATTGGAAATCCACCTACATTCACAACACTATCAGCAGAAGATATAAGAATAAAAGATAGGACACTCGGTGGAAACTTTAAAGTTAGATTAAAATACACCACAACTGCAAATGTGTTAGACCCAGCTACAAATACTGCAAAAAAAGTTAAGATTCTTGAGATCTTAGAAACACCAGCAAACAAAGAATTGGCTAGAAGAGGAATAATAATAAGAGGAGCTAAAATTAGGACTGAGGCAGGATTAGCTGTAGTTACGTCTAGACCAGGACAAGATGGAGTAATAAATGCGGTGCTCTTAAAGAATGAGTCTCAGAGATCTTAA
- the pth2 gene encoding peptidyl-tRNA hydrolase Pth2 has translation MIKMVIVVRSDIKMGKGKIAAQVAHAAVTLVVSIINSNNLRWKEWLNEWLHQGQPKIIVKVNSLDEIISRAKKAETMNLPFSIIEDAGKTQLEPGTITCLGIGPAPENLVDSITGDLKLL, from the coding sequence ATGATTAAGATGGTTATTGTCGTAAGGAGTGATATTAAAATGGGTAAAGGTAAGATAGCAGCTCAAGTTGCTCATGCAGCAGTAACTTTAGTGGTAAGTATTATTAACTCTAATAACTTACGTTGGAAAGAGTGGCTAAATGAGTGGTTACATCAAGGACAACCAAAGATAATTGTTAAGGTAAATTCATTAGACGAAATTATTTCAAGAGCTAAAAAAGCCGAAACAATGAATTTACCATTCTCTATAATTGAAGATGCAGGAAAGACTCAATTAGAACCCGGCACTATAACGTGTTTAGGTATCGGGCCTGCACCAGAAAATTTAGTAGATTCTATCACGGGTGATCTAAAATTACTGTGA
- a CDS encoding transcription elongation factor NusA, with protein sequence MKMKIPLDYVCVRSGLLCNRCQSLIDSGEVFEYEVEIIKILLDLEETQFKELKDSTYHKAYKVDDLLILLVTSGQEMTQQKWIKIARILQEKLNIKVRVLEKTNSIKNSAVQLLSPARVLGVNTVWMPDGSVQYVIRVSRSERRLLPAEAQLLESALTKIHSTPVRIRVE encoded by the coding sequence ATGAAGATGAAGATCCCCCTAGATTATGTTTGCGTTAGAAGTGGACTTCTCTGCAATAGATGTCAGTCTCTTATAGATAGCGGTGAGGTATTTGAATATGAAGTTGAGATAATAAAAATATTATTAGATCTAGAGGAAACACAGTTTAAGGAGCTTAAGGATTCTACATATCATAAAGCTTACAAAGTAGATGATCTACTAATATTATTAGTTACAAGTGGACAAGAGATGACTCAACAAAAATGGATTAAAATAGCAAGAATCTTACAAGAGAAATTAAACATAAAGGTTAGAGTCTTAGAAAAAACTAACAGTATAAAGAATAGTGCAGTCCAATTACTCTCACCAGCCAGAGTACTTGGCGTAAATACTGTATGGATGCCAGATGGTTCTGTGCAGTACGTAATTCGTGTATCTAGATCAGAAAGGAGATTGTTACCAGCTGAAGCACAACTTTTAGAGTCAGCACTAACTAAAATACATTCAACACCGGTTAGAATAAGGGTAGAGTAA
- a CDS encoding nucleotidyltransferase, which yields MIPFSKVGEVLHELQDLTKFIIIGDTIVDITLKRKGTESDVDLFALDISVLVDDDKIRNFAYERGWDYGRTPIDTPRLLAPIDDDQLQIDLYENIQDFFVPKEILESAINIKIGGYEFKSIRLEDYILLKANAFREEDEDELKTLLYLLGEGKISIDKEYLKEHIQAFEENSESIKERLSSIGIKI from the coding sequence TTGATACCTTTTAGCAAGGTAGGAGAAGTTCTTCATGAATTGCAAGATCTTACAAAATTCATAATAATTGGGGATACCATAGTCGATATCACTCTAAAGAGAAAAGGAACTGAGAGCGATGTAGACTTATTTGCGCTTGATATAAGCGTACTAGTAGATGATGATAAAATTAGAAACTTTGCTTATGAGAGAGGATGGGACTATGGTAGAACGCCAATTGATACTCCAAGACTATTAGCTCCAATTGATGATGACCAGCTACAGATAGATTTATACGAAAATATACAAGATTTCTTCGTTCCAAAAGAAATCCTAGAGAGTGCAATAAATATAAAAATAGGAGGTTATGAGTTTAAAAGTATAAGGTTAGAAGATTACATTTTACTCAAAGCTAATGCTTTTAGAGAAGAAGATGAAGATGAACTAAAAACCTTATTGTATCTACTTGGAGAAGGTAAGATCAGCATCGATAAAGAGTATTTAAAAGAACATATTCAAGCATTTGAGGAAAATAGTGAAAGTATAAAGGAACGTTTATCATCTATTGGAATAAAAATTTGA
- a CDS encoding zinc finger domain-containing protein: protein MSVKLSIREEVEPPICSSCGKIIHPREKGVEFYCPNCGEVLIRRDHMCRKQGAEYICPNCGFKGP from the coding sequence ATGTCGGTTAAGTTAAGCATTAGGGAAGAGGTAGAACCACCAATATGTTCAAGTTGTGGAAAAATAATACACCCAAGAGAGAAGGGAGTTGAATTCTATTGCCCAAATTGCGGTGAAGTATTAATAAGAAGAGATCACATGTGTAGAAAACAAGGAGCAGAATATATTTGTCCAAATTGTGGATTTAAGGGACCCTAA
- a CDS encoding elongation factor 1-beta — protein MTDVLVVLKVFPDSDEVNLDNLYTDISSKLPKEYKIIRKETEPIAFGLNALILYVQMPEQTEGGTDNLEEVVNNIQGVSHAEVVGITRLGF, from the coding sequence ATGACAGATGTGTTAGTTGTCCTTAAAGTCTTTCCCGATAGTGATGAAGTTAATTTAGATAATTTGTACACAGATATTAGCAGTAAATTGCCTAAAGAATATAAGATTATTAGAAAGGAAACTGAACCTATAGCTTTTGGTCTAAACGCGCTAATCCTATATGTTCAAATGCCTGAGCAAACTGAAGGTGGGACAGACAATTTAGAAGAAGTAGTAAATAATATACAAGGAGTTAGTCATGCCGAAGTAGTAGGGATAACAAGATTAGGATTCTAA
- a CDS encoding NAD-dependent epimerase/dehydratase family protein, with amino-acid sequence MYIVTGGAGYIGGHLVDYLISKNLEVIVIDDLSYGKYRNEKAKFVMFDLRQNMGELVEKLEKNPIIYHLAANPDVRTSMINVEEHFERDVKVTLNVMELARRVDAEKVIFTSSSTVYGETSKIPTPESEELKPISNYGLFKLLCENIVKYYAEQYGIKSISTRLANITGGRVSHGVVIDFIKKLKDNPNLLEILGNGKQRKSYLYIDDLIEAFVMLEKKVNRIYDVFNIGNNDSITVDEIAKIVIDEMKLSPRITYKNPTADGRGWPGDVRLMLLDISKISREVGWSPKMSSREVIRQAVKDLLYGYKSVY; translated from the coding sequence ATGTACATAGTTACAGGTGGTGCTGGTTACATAGGTGGACATCTAGTCGATTATTTAATTTCAAAAAATTTAGAAGTAATAGTTATTGATGATTTATCTTATGGCAAATACAGAAATGAGAAGGCTAAATTTGTAATGTTTGACTTACGTCAAAACATGGGAGAACTAGTAGAGAAACTAGAAAAAAATCCGATAATTTACCATTTAGCTGCAAATCCAGACGTAAGAACGTCTATGATAAATGTGGAGGAGCATTTCGAAAGGGATGTCAAAGTCACGTTAAATGTAATGGAACTAGCAAGGAGAGTAGATGCAGAAAAAGTAATCTTTACCTCATCATCTACTGTCTATGGAGAGACAAGTAAGATTCCAACTCCAGAATCAGAAGAACTTAAGCCAATTTCCAATTACGGATTATTTAAACTATTATGTGAGAATATAGTAAAATATTACGCAGAGCAATATGGCATAAAAAGTATCAGCACAAGATTAGCAAACATAACTGGTGGCAGAGTAAGCCATGGAGTAGTAATTGACTTTATAAAAAAGCTTAAAGATAATCCAAATTTACTAGAGATCTTAGGAAATGGAAAACAAAGAAAAAGTTATCTGTATATCGATGATTTAATAGAGGCGTTCGTAATGTTAGAGAAAAAAGTAAACCGGATTTATGACGTTTTTAACATAGGTAATAATGATTCAATTACTGTAGACGAGATTGCTAAGATTGTTATAGATGAAATGAAATTAAGTCCAAGAATCACTTATAAGAATCCGACAGCTGATGGAAGAGGGTGGCCAGGAGACGTAAGATTAATGTTATTAGATATCTCAAAAATATCAAGGGAAGTAGGCTGGTCACCCAAAATGAGTTCCAGAGAAGTGATTAGACAAGCCGTAAAAGATTTGTTATATGGTTACAAGTCAGTCTATTGA
- a CDS encoding thiamine pyrophosphate-binding protein gives MSQPKRKEETVGVEMKGEEALAYVLNDIGLTKVFTTYSLPNIVKEMLKKYNIEVDFSISVKDASWLAYAYAMENNSVGTIIQIPGSKLTDAVDVIAQAYMESVPLLIISSVRSHKDTGRARIGEFRTIDDLSNILSPIIKTKERVISIEEITVTIEKAYKEAVSNRPRPSYVEISEDLFRAKAYPLSTAGQKPEKRTPDKNSVAKVAELLTNAKLPVIIAGYGVVLSDAEDMLVELAELIDSPVVTTFKAKGSIPSNHKLFAGEGLGAFSTSAANYLIENADVILALGTRFTQLSTAGWSLKYKGILVHNNVDGEDIGKVFMPHVPIVADTGLFLRELLTQLKAKIKEKINRGASDIIYKTQRQAYPITSHNDIWPIDVVKMLSSIGGFEKVYVDISATTIDLVRLPINAKKTWYTAESLLERGIAVGGIIASKYVAYGITDIEGILPHLSLLKYKMDKIKGKLIILNDGGANYIEVSNSDLPTIARSQTSFNANFDEIAEKALGGVTVNTLTELEEALKSVDKKIINVKIDPNFESVILSRI, from the coding sequence ATGAGCCAGCCCAAAAGAAAAGAGGAGACTGTAGGCGTAGAAATGAAAGGCGAAGAAGCCCTTGCATACGTTTTAAATGATATTGGCTTAACTAAGGTATTTACAACTTACTCCCTACCAAATATTGTTAAGGAAATGTTAAAGAAGTACAATATTGAAGTTGATTTTTCTATTTCAGTAAAAGACGCAAGCTGGCTAGCTTATGCTTATGCAATGGAAAATAATTCAGTAGGGACTATAATTCAGATACCGGGCTCGAAGTTAACTGATGCAGTAGATGTTATAGCTCAAGCCTATATGGAGTCAGTTCCCCTTCTTATAATATCTAGCGTAAGATCACATAAAGACACAGGAAGGGCCAGAATTGGTGAATTTAGAACGATCGATGATTTATCAAACATTTTATCTCCAATAATTAAGACTAAAGAAAGAGTTATCAGTATAGAAGAAATAACTGTTACAATAGAGAAAGCCTATAAGGAAGCAGTTAGTAATAGACCAAGACCTTCTTATGTTGAAATATCTGAAGACTTATTCAGGGCAAAAGCTTATCCGTTATCCACTGCGGGGCAAAAGCCAGAGAAGAGGACTCCAGATAAGAATAGTGTAGCCAAAGTAGCTGAACTTTTAACTAATGCTAAATTACCAGTTATAATTGCGGGATATGGAGTAGTTTTAAGCGACGCAGAAGACATGTTAGTCGAACTGGCTGAATTAATAGATTCACCAGTAGTTACTACATTTAAGGCTAAAGGTTCAATACCATCTAACCATAAATTATTTGCTGGAGAAGGATTAGGTGCCTTTAGCACTAGTGCCGCAAACTATCTAATTGAGAATGCTGATGTAATACTAGCGTTAGGCACTAGGTTTACTCAGTTAAGTACAGCTGGCTGGTCATTAAAGTATAAAGGCATCCTAGTGCATAACAATGTTGATGGTGAGGATATAGGCAAAGTTTTCATGCCTCATGTTCCAATAGTAGCTGATACCGGGTTATTCTTAAGAGAACTATTAACTCAATTAAAGGCTAAGATAAAGGAGAAGATAAATAGAGGGGCTAGTGATATTATTTATAAAACTCAACGTCAAGCATACCCAATTACATCTCATAATGATATATGGCCTATAGATGTGGTGAAAATGCTAAGCAGTATAGGTGGCTTTGAGAAAGTCTATGTGGATATTTCGGCTACAACAATAGATTTAGTTAGATTACCGATAAATGCTAAGAAGACGTGGTATACTGCAGAATCTTTACTAGAGAGAGGTATCGCGGTAGGTGGTATTATAGCTTCTAAATACGTTGCATATGGAATTACTGATATAGAGGGAATATTACCTCATTTATCATTACTAAAATATAAGATGGATAAGATTAAAGGAAAGTTAATTATATTAAATGATGGGGGCGCAAATTACATTGAAGTTTCTAACTCTGATTTACCTACTATTGCTAGATCACAGACTAGTTTCAATGCCAATTTTGATGAGATTGCAGAAAAAGCCTTAGGTGGTGTAACTGTTAATACATTAACTGAGTTAGAAGAGGCTTTGAAATCTGTCGATAAGAAAATCATAAATGTAAAGATTGATCCTAACTTCGAGTCGGTAATACTTTCAAGAATTTAA
- a CDS encoding 50S ribosomal protein L40e: MPLTDPAKLQIVQQRVFLKKVCRKCGALNPIRATKCRRCHSTNLRLKKKELPTKKG; the protein is encoded by the coding sequence ATGCCGCTAACCGATCCCGCTAAATTGCAAATAGTGCAGCAAAGGGTATTTTTGAAAAAAGTCTGCAGAAAATGTGGGGCTCTTAATCCTATAAGAGCAACCAAGTGTAGACGATGCCATAGTACAAACTTAAGATTGAAGAAGAAGGAACTACCAACTAAGAAAGGCTAA